A stretch of the Erpetoichthys calabaricus chromosome 3, fErpCal1.3, whole genome shotgun sequence genome encodes the following:
- the lamtor5 gene encoding ragulator complex protein LAMTOR5, producing MESILEQHLDETMKNPAIVGILCTDEQGHNLGCRGSLSDEHGGVVSVLASQASKLSSDPTDSPTVCLESDSGNILIRKHNSTTVAIHKMNS from the exons ATGGAGTCAATACTGGAACAGCATTTGGACGAAAC gATGAAGAATCCTGCCATTGTTGGAATTCTTTGCACAGATGAACAAGGACACAACTTAGGAT GCCGTGGTTCCCTATCAGACGAGCATGGTGGTGTTGTATCTGTATTGGCCAGTCAAGCATCAAAACTCAGTTCAGACCCCACAGACAGTCCAACAGTTTGCTTGGAGTCTGATTCAGG gaacatcTTGATCAGGAAACACAATAGCACCACAGTGGCAATACACAAGATGAATTCTTGA